In one window of Leifsonia sp. NPDC080035 DNA:
- a CDS encoding nicotinate phosphoribosyltransferase, translating to MTESSALLTDRYELTMLDAALLAGTHERECVFEAFTRRLPAGRRYGILAGTGRLLELVEAFRFGDEELEYLRQNAVVRQETLDWLADYRFSGTIRGYREGEVFFPGSPFLIVDAPFAEGVILETLILSVFNYDSAVASAAARMVTAAIGRPLAEMGSRRANERSAVAAARAAFIAGFGATSNLEAGRTWGVPTMGTAAHAFTLLHDSEEDAFRAQVDALGPGTTLLVDTFDVEKAIDTAVRVAGPELGAVRLDSGDLPKLVRRVRDQLDALGATKTRITVTNDLDEFTIAALAASPVDSYGVGTSVVTGSGYPASGMVYKLVAHREHGSDGAWIPVAKKSDGKASIGGRKHPVRRHDADGRAIAEVIHIVEGGDTPDDTGRDLLVPLITDGDVHREHLGPEGTRRAREHRELAMRELPDQAFRLGRGDPVLPTIFD from the coding sequence GTGACCGAGTCATCCGCGCTCCTGACCGACCGCTACGAGCTCACGATGCTCGACGCCGCGCTGCTCGCAGGCACGCACGAGCGCGAGTGCGTCTTCGAAGCGTTCACCAGGCGGCTCCCCGCCGGCCGGCGCTACGGCATCCTCGCCGGCACGGGGCGGCTCCTGGAGCTGGTGGAGGCGTTCCGGTTCGGCGACGAGGAGCTGGAGTATCTCCGACAGAACGCCGTCGTGCGCCAGGAGACGCTGGACTGGCTCGCCGACTACCGGTTCTCCGGCACGATCCGCGGCTATCGCGAGGGCGAGGTGTTCTTCCCGGGGTCGCCGTTCCTGATCGTGGATGCGCCGTTCGCCGAGGGGGTCATCCTGGAGACGCTGATCCTCAGCGTCTTCAACTACGACTCCGCCGTCGCCTCCGCAGCCGCCCGCATGGTGACCGCGGCGATCGGCCGCCCGCTCGCCGAGATGGGGTCCCGCCGCGCCAACGAGCGCAGCGCCGTCGCCGCGGCGCGCGCCGCCTTCATCGCCGGGTTCGGGGCCACCTCCAATCTCGAGGCCGGCCGCACCTGGGGCGTCCCGACCATGGGCACCGCCGCGCACGCGTTCACCCTGCTGCACGACAGCGAGGAGGACGCGTTCCGGGCACAGGTGGATGCGCTCGGCCCCGGCACCACCCTCCTCGTGGACACGTTCGACGTCGAGAAGGCCATCGACACGGCGGTGCGCGTCGCCGGGCCCGAGCTCGGCGCGGTACGCCTCGACTCCGGCGACCTGCCCAAACTCGTGCGCCGGGTCAGGGACCAGCTGGATGCGCTCGGCGCGACGAAGACGCGGATCACGGTCACCAACGACCTCGACGAGTTCACCATCGCGGCTCTCGCGGCCTCCCCCGTCGACTCTTACGGCGTCGGCACGTCCGTCGTCACGGGGTCCGGCTATCCGGCGTCCGGCATGGTCTACAAGCTCGTCGCGCACCGCGAGCACGGCTCGGACGGCGCGTGGATCCCGGTCGCCAAGAAGTCGGACGGCAAGGCGAGCATCGGCGGCAGGAAGCATCCCGTGCGCCGTCACGACGCCGACGGGCGCGCCATCGCCGAAGTCATCCACATCGTGGAGGGCGGGGACACCCCGGACGACACCGGGCGCGACCTCCTCGTTCCCCTGATCACCGACGGCGACGTGCACAGGGAGCACCTCGGTCCGGAGGGCACGCGCCGGGCCCGCGAGCACCGGGAGCTCGCCATGCGTGAGCTGCCGGATCAGGCGTTCCGGCTGGGCCGCGGCGACCCGGTGCTGCCGACGATCTTCGACTGA
- the murI gene encoding glutamate racemase codes for MSDAPIGIFDSGVGGLTVARAIRDQLPNESLLYVGDTAHSPYGPKPIAEVRRYSLEVLDFLVDQGVKLLVIACNTASSAVLRDARERYSVPVIEVIQPAVRRAVAATRTGRVGVIGTVGTVASRAYEDAFAAAPTLELFTQACPRFVEFVEAGITSGEEVLRVTADYLAPLREADVDTLVLGCTHYPFLKGAISYVMGEGVSLVSSDTETAKDVYRTLVSGGLERREATPPTIRYEATGDDAANFLRLAHRFIGPEVSRVDLVQTGVIDLPL; via the coding sequence GTGAGTGATGCGCCGATCGGGATCTTCGACTCGGGCGTCGGCGGCCTGACGGTCGCCCGCGCCATCCGGGACCAGCTCCCGAACGAGTCCCTGCTCTACGTCGGCGACACCGCGCACTCGCCGTACGGGCCGAAGCCGATCGCCGAGGTGCGCCGGTACTCGCTCGAGGTGCTCGACTTCCTGGTCGACCAGGGCGTCAAGCTGCTGGTGATCGCCTGCAACACCGCGTCGAGCGCCGTGCTGCGGGATGCGCGGGAGCGCTACTCGGTGCCGGTCATCGAGGTCATCCAGCCGGCCGTGCGCCGGGCCGTCGCGGCGACCAGGACCGGTCGGGTCGGCGTGATCGGCACCGTCGGCACGGTCGCCTCGCGCGCCTACGAGGACGCCTTCGCCGCCGCCCCCACGCTGGAGCTCTTCACGCAGGCCTGCCCCCGCTTCGTCGAGTTCGTCGAGGCCGGCATCACCAGCGGCGAGGAGGTGCTGCGGGTCACCGCCGACTACCTGGCGCCGCTGCGCGAGGCCGACGTCGACACCCTCGTGCTGGGATGCACGCACTACCCGTTCCTCAAGGGCGCGATCTCGTACGTGATGGGCGAGGGCGTCTCCCTGGTCTCCAGCGACACCGAGACCGCGAAGGATGTCTACCGCACGCTCGTGAGCGGTGGTCTGGAGCGGCGCGAGGCGACGCCGCCGACGATCCGCTACGAGGCCACCGGGGACGACGCCGCCAACTTCCTGCGCCTGGCGCACCGCTTCATCGGCCCCGAGGTCTCCCGGGTCGACCTGGTGCAGACCGGCGTGATCGACCTGCCGCTGTAG
- the rph gene encoding ribonuclease PH, with translation MSDTTRADGRTADGLRPVTIERGWSRQAEGSALISFGNTRVLCTASFTNGVPRWMAGKGRGWVTAEYSMLPRSTNERMDREAVKGKIGGRTHEISRLIGRSLRAVVDMKALGENTIVLDCDVLQADGGTRTAAITGAYVALADALEWGRQHRFIAQKATPLIDSVSAVSVGIIDGTPMLDLAYVEDVRAETDMNVVVTGRGLFVEVQGTAEGAPFDRAELNSLLDLALAGTTELAGIQTAALASSELGIEG, from the coding sequence ATGTCCGACACCACCCGCGCCGACGGGCGCACCGCCGACGGGCTCCGGCCCGTCACGATCGAGCGCGGCTGGAGCCGTCAGGCGGAGGGTTCCGCCCTCATCTCGTTCGGCAACACCCGGGTGCTGTGCACCGCATCCTTCACCAACGGCGTCCCGCGCTGGATGGCGGGCAAGGGCCGCGGCTGGGTCACCGCCGAGTACTCTATGCTGCCGCGTTCGACGAACGAGCGCATGGACAGGGAGGCGGTCAAGGGCAAGATCGGCGGCCGCACCCACGAGATCAGCCGGCTGATCGGCCGGAGCCTCCGCGCGGTCGTCGACATGAAGGCGCTCGGCGAGAACACGATCGTCCTCGACTGCGACGTGCTGCAGGCCGACGGCGGCACGCGCACGGCCGCGATCACCGGCGCGTACGTCGCACTCGCCGACGCGCTGGAGTGGGGACGGCAGCACCGGTTCATCGCGCAGAAGGCGACTCCGCTGATCGACTCCGTCTCCGCCGTGTCCGTCGGCATCATCGACGGGACGCCCATGCTCGATCTGGCATACGTCGAAGACGTGCGTGCGGAGACGGACATGAACGTGGTCGTCACCGGGCGCGGGCTCTTCGTCGAGGTGCAGGGCACGGCCGAGGGCGCGCCCTTCGACCGCGCCGAGCTGAACTCCCTGCTCGACCTGGCGCTCGCGGGCACGACGGAGCTCGCCGGCATCCAGACCGCGGCGCTCGCCTCCTCCGAGCTCGGGATCGAGGGCTGA
- the rdgB gene encoding RdgB/HAM1 family non-canonical purine NTP pyrophosphatase — translation MVRVVLATHNQHKALEFQQILGDAVPGLEIVAYDGPEPVEDGVTFEQNALIKARAAAAHTGLPALADDSGICVDAMGGAPGIFSARWSGRHGDAQANLALLLDQLAELPEGMRGAHFTATLALVVPGGATTVVEGIWPGRIATEARGEHGHGYDPVFIPEGFDETAAELGPDVKNAQSHRARAFAAIAPALRSLASG, via the coding sequence ATGGTCCGCGTCGTCCTCGCGACCCACAACCAGCACAAGGCGCTCGAGTTCCAGCAGATCCTCGGCGACGCGGTGCCCGGACTCGAGATCGTCGCCTACGACGGCCCCGAGCCCGTGGAGGACGGCGTCACCTTCGAGCAGAACGCGCTGATCAAGGCCCGCGCCGCGGCCGCCCACACCGGGCTTCCCGCGCTCGCCGACGACTCCGGCATCTGCGTCGACGCGATGGGCGGCGCGCCCGGCATCTTCTCCGCCCGCTGGTCCGGACGGCACGGGGATGCGCAGGCGAACCTCGCGCTCCTGCTCGACCAGCTCGCCGAGCTGCCGGAGGGAATGCGCGGCGCCCACTTCACGGCCACGCTGGCCCTCGTGGTGCCCGGGGGAGCGACGACGGTCGTCGAGGGGATCTGGCCCGGCCGGATCGCGACCGAGGCGCGCGGCGAGCACGGCCACGGCTACGATCCGGTGTTCATCCCGGAGGGCTTCGACGAGACGGCGGCCGAGCTCGGTCCCGACGTCAAGAACGCCCAGAGCCACCGGGCACGCGCATTCGCTGCGATCGCGCCGGCGCTGCGATCGCTCGCGTCGGGCTGA
- the mftG gene encoding mycofactocin system GMC family oxidoreductase MftG, with protein MMADAARGFDAVVVGGGSAGCVVAERLSRDPSRRVLLVEAGMVPGASEGFPPDLMDSASVAGIADPRFVWRFPGVLTAQRPYDTVRGRVAGGSSTVNGGYFIRPTRADLLEWAAIGGSHWSPGRVLPLLRALEDDRDFAASAVHGTGGPFPVHRDGADTPIARTFAAAAARLGFPPEPDKNAWAEPGIGPVPRNVRDGARVNAASAILLPILDRPNLTVVGDTEVRRVTTAAGRTTGVEIRGPAGGQSITAPQVVLCAGAIASARLLLVSGVGPAAELDRLGIPVVVDAPRIGAGFGDHPQLVVQWRPRHAVPAPDGSWLGAALHTEGAELLATLVSPSALVGGPDDGTRTLMTSVMAPRNGGRLAVVAETGEATLDYGYLATAQDRRRLRELLRLTAELLHSKEWRSEADWTDLPSRFDLNDDDALDAWIRGRIGTSLHTCGTVPFGGDDAPVDGWGRLRGLEGLVVADTSILPAAPRRGPAVSALLVGSVIGSALAGITTSPDDQD; from the coding sequence ATGATGGCTGACGCGGCGAGGGGGTTCGACGCCGTCGTGGTCGGTGGGGGGTCCGCCGGCTGCGTGGTCGCCGAGCGCCTCTCGCGCGACCCCTCTCGACGTGTGCTTCTCGTCGAGGCGGGGATGGTGCCCGGCGCATCCGAGGGTTTCCCGCCGGACCTCATGGACAGCGCGTCCGTGGCGGGCATCGCCGACCCCCGGTTCGTCTGGCGCTTCCCCGGGGTCCTGACGGCGCAACGCCCGTACGACACCGTTCGGGGGCGCGTCGCCGGCGGCTCCTCCACCGTGAACGGCGGCTACTTCATCCGCCCGACGCGGGCCGATCTCCTCGAATGGGCGGCGATCGGCGGGTCGCACTGGAGCCCCGGGCGCGTTCTCCCGCTGCTGCGCGCACTCGAGGACGACAGGGATTTCGCCGCGAGCGCCGTGCACGGCACCGGCGGCCCGTTTCCCGTGCACAGAGACGGGGCGGACACGCCGATCGCGCGGACGTTCGCCGCAGCGGCGGCCCGCCTCGGCTTCCCACCCGAGCCGGACAAGAATGCGTGGGCCGAACCGGGAATCGGCCCCGTCCCACGGAATGTCCGGGACGGGGCGCGGGTGAATGCGGCTTCGGCCATCCTGCTCCCGATCCTCGATCGACCCAATCTGACGGTCGTCGGGGACACGGAAGTCCGGCGGGTGACGACGGCGGCCGGCCGGACGACAGGCGTGGAGATTCGCGGCCCGGCGGGAGGTCAGTCGATCACGGCGCCTCAGGTCGTGCTCTGCGCCGGGGCGATCGCCTCGGCACGTCTCCTGCTCGTCTCCGGCGTGGGGCCGGCGGCCGAGCTCGACAGACTCGGCATACCGGTCGTCGTCGACGCGCCACGGATCGGCGCCGGGTTCGGCGACCACCCGCAACTCGTCGTGCAGTGGCGACCCCGGCATGCCGTTCCCGCGCCGGACGGCTCGTGGCTCGGGGCGGCCCTGCACACCGAGGGCGCAGAGCTGCTGGCCACGCTGGTCTCGCCGTCCGCTCTCGTGGGCGGGCCGGACGACGGAACACGCACGCTGATGACGAGTGTCATGGCTCCGCGCAACGGCGGCCGCCTCGCCGTCGTGGCGGAGACCGGTGAGGCCACCCTCGACTACGGCTACCTGGCCACCGCGCAGGACCGTCGCCGCCTTCGGGAGCTGCTCCGGCTCACCGCCGAACTGCTCCACTCGAAGGAGTGGCGGTCCGAGGCGGACTGGACCGACCTCCCCTCCCGGTTCGACCTGAACGACGACGACGCCCTCGACGCATGGATCCGGGGCCGCATCGGCACATCGCTGCACACCTGCGGGACGGTTCCCTTCGGCGGCGACGATGCGCCGGTCGACGGCTGGGGCCGGCTGCGGGGATTGGAGGGTCTCGTGGTCGCCGACACCAGCATCCTCCCGGCCGCGCCGCGACGCGGGCCCGCGGTGTCCGCGCTGCTCGTCGGATCCGTCATCGGGTCGGCACTTGCCGGCATCACCACGTCGCCGGACGATCAGGACTGA
- the mftR gene encoding mycofactocin system transcriptional regulator (MftR, the mycofactocin system transcriptional regulator, is an uncharacterized TetR family DNA-binding transcription factor. Its role is inferred by context. It occurs as part of the biosynthesis locus for mycofactocin, a partially characterized electron carrier derived from the terminal Val-Tyr dipeptide of the precursor peptide MftA, through a radical SAM enzyme-mediated process.) — protein MREPISTQRGQRASTKARLGHIGLRLFIERGFTETTVDDIVAAAGIGRRTFFRYFASKNDLAWGDFDTLVEQFRAALAAIDARTPMHEGLREAVLEFNRYPVSELSDHRERMQLLLNVPALVAHSALRYASWRAAIADFAAERLELAPSDLLPQEIAWIYLAVSLSAYEAWLRDENGDLLAILGEALENLDRLPDGRG, from the coding sequence ATGCGCGAGCCGATCTCCACCCAGCGAGGACAGCGCGCCTCGACGAAGGCGCGATTGGGTCACATCGGCCTGAGACTGTTCATCGAGCGCGGTTTCACGGAGACGACGGTCGATGACATCGTGGCAGCGGCCGGCATCGGGCGGCGGACCTTCTTCCGCTATTTCGCGTCGAAGAACGACCTCGCGTGGGGCGACTTCGACACGCTCGTCGAGCAGTTCCGCGCCGCGCTGGCGGCGATCGACGCGCGGACCCCGATGCACGAGGGACTGCGCGAGGCGGTTCTCGAGTTCAACCGGTACCCGGTCTCGGAGCTGTCCGATCACCGCGAGCGCATGCAGCTTCTCCTCAACGTCCCGGCGCTCGTGGCGCACTCCGCGCTGCGATACGCATCCTGGCGCGCGGCCATCGCCGACTTCGCCGCAGAGCGTCTCGAGCTCGCCCCGAGTGACCTGTTGCCGCAGGAGATCGCCTGGATCTACCTCGCCGTGTCCCTCTCGGCGTACGAGGCCTGGCTCCGCGACGAGAACGGCGATCTGCTGGCGATCCTCGGCGAAGCACTCGAGAATCTGGATCGTCTGCCCGACGGGCGGGGATGA
- the mftE gene encoding mycofactocin biosynthesis peptidyl-dipeptidase MftE — MRLGDLTWRRAETGSLVLVPVGSLEQHGPHLPLNTDSVIATAVAEGMARALASSRTVAVAPAVPFGASGEHQEFPGTVSIGTEALALVLVELARSLGTWAAGVVFVNGHGGNLDAFGAAVEVIRAEGMAATWVPCAVPDGDAHAGRTETSLMLHLGPDTVELGVAAAGATEPIGRLLPALRAAGVRAVAPNGVLGDPAGASAAEGERLLASMISGALARLEPTLAAGAR, encoded by the coding sequence ATGCGGCTCGGCGATCTCACCTGGAGACGGGCGGAGACCGGCTCCCTCGTCCTGGTGCCCGTCGGCTCCCTGGAACAACACGGCCCGCACCTGCCCCTGAACACCGACAGCGTGATCGCCACCGCCGTCGCCGAGGGGATGGCACGCGCACTGGCGAGCTCTCGGACCGTCGCTGTCGCGCCCGCTGTGCCGTTCGGCGCCAGCGGCGAACACCAGGAGTTTCCCGGGACCGTTTCGATCGGCACCGAGGCCCTCGCACTCGTCCTGGTGGAACTCGCGCGATCGCTCGGCACGTGGGCGGCCGGCGTCGTCTTCGTGAACGGACACGGCGGAAACCTGGACGCCTTCGGCGCCGCCGTCGAGGTCATCCGAGCAGAGGGGATGGCGGCGACCTGGGTGCCCTGCGCGGTGCCGGACGGTGACGCGCACGCCGGCCGCACCGAGACGTCCCTCATGCTCCACCTCGGCCCGGACACGGTGGAGCTCGGCGTCGCGGCCGCGGGAGCGACCGAGCCGATCGGTCGTCTCCTGCCCGCGCTGCGCGCGGCGGGGGTGCGGGCAGTGGCGCCGAACGGTGTGCTGGGAGACCCGGCCGGGGCGTCCGCGGCCGAGGGCGAGCGCCTCCTCGCGTCGATGATCAGCGGTGCGCTTGCGCGGCTGGAGCCGACGCTCGCCGCAGGGGCCCGATGA